From a region of the Arachis ipaensis cultivar K30076 chromosome B09, Araip1.1, whole genome shotgun sequence genome:
- the LOC107618450 gene encoding ADP-ribosylation factor 2, translating to MGLTFTKLFSRLFAKKEMRILMVGLDAAGKTTILYKLKLGEIVTTIPTIGFNVETVEYKNISFTVWDVGGQDKIRPLWRHYFQNTQGLIFVVDSNDRDRVVEARDELHRMLNEDELRDAVLLVFANKQDLPNAMNAAEITDKLGLHSLRQRHWYIQSTCATSGEGLYEGLDWLSNNIANKA from the exons ATGGGGCTGACTTTCACGAAGCTGTTCAGCCGGCTCTTCGCCAAGAAAGAGATGCGTATTCTCATGGTTGGACTTGACGCTGCTGGTAAGACCACCATTCTCTACAAGCTCAAGCTTGGAGAGATCGTCACCACCATTCCCACCATTG GGTTCAATGTGGAAACTGTGGAATACAAGAACATCAGCTTCACTGTCTGGGATGTTGGAGGCCAAGACAAG ATCCGTCCATTGTGGAGACATTACTTCCAAAACACACAAGGGCTTATTTTTGTGGTTGACAGCAATGACAGGGACCGTGTTGTTGAAGCAAGAGATGAGCTACATAGGATGTTGAATGAG GATGAGTTGAGGGATGCCGTGCTTCTAGTTTTTGCTAACAAACAAGATCTTCCAAATGCTATGAATGCTGCTGAGATAACTGATAAGCTTGGTCTTCATTCTCTCCGTCAGCGTCATTG GTATATCCAGAGCACATGTGCTACCTCTGGTGAAGGGCTTTACGAAGGACTTGACTGGCTCTCCAACAATATTGCAAACAAG GCATAG